Proteins encoded by one window of Astatotilapia calliptera chromosome 13, fAstCal1.2, whole genome shotgun sequence:
- the wapla gene encoding wings apart-like protein homolog isoform X2 gives MTSRFGKTYNRKGGEANSKFEEVFSNKKPTLTTKWGETTYKAQLGAKRPLLKPDVSEVPKRPRLEDSDSEEDPFGFDSDEESKTVTSHNVSQAKVAEGEVMKTTTVQSTGTAAVVTYAQSSACSTATFTSKQKTEEKVGKNNQPWYKSESQSSQKPAWGTSLSSTVLSDDQNFSQRSTSSSPNIDTSVKLFTDVPGGSRDFQSSSSCDGLLSDEMKGAEVEPSAEAPPEPVDNIPASPFTLRASNCKKYQRPGRPDKSSSELAESNSNKSTDGASAQDKPNSALSAGASSTAASAKTAAKPVGRGGGRVRDYTVLHPSCLSVCNVTIQDSMERSIDELVSLAPPADLGEAGQMKKKSDTPPPKPTRFRPTQTKTKKTKTETKLEFFGFEDKEDQEGEEGSEAGKSSYKIKYFGFDDLSESDSDDESSQAKEKKARKAAAALAALSSSVDSPHTSDSQDSHASSNTDAFDFSDDSSPGGTEGQKARSGKPSDKSKDVGSGLKKIFSGPKKSPAKAVYNARHWNQPEPEEMPVPPVSRSQTAPAILSSSSKDSNSHKDDGLFKAPPPPPKVIKSETIPTRLNQDIVTALKCRKEDKELYTVVQHVKHFNDVVEFGENQEFTDDFEYLETGLKSSQPLNTRCLSIISLATRCAMPSFRMHLRARGKVAQVFKMLNDAPQHPNLALCTAALMYILSRDRLNMDLDRACLELMIKLLELDQDYSGHQDQLTAKEMAKVKEKIRKLCETVHNKHLDLENITTGHLAMETLLSLTSKRAGDWFKEELRLLGGLDHIVDKVKECVDNLSQEDDKENLVASLWGAERCLRVLESVTVQNPENQSYLIAYKDSQLIVSSARALRYCEDMIQRYSRALNNTSLSSSAAALPHCSFTNVGKAVEDCMRAVIGVLLNLTHDNEWGSTKTGEQDQLIVTALNCVLQVPRYIPQEQRFDVRVLGLGLLINLVEYSSRNRHCLVDMEYNVDDTCLEDSLMQPADPTQSDTLAESAETQADTADKPKSCGALAALVKLFLERERAAILAEAKTDDLISEAPKPALDQSGEWQETSGEIQWVASETNDSQPEKKEEEDEELDLNKALQHAGKHMEDSIVASYTALLLGCLCQGSQINVTTVRENLPKGDFSIMTEMLKKFLSFMNLTCAMGTTGQKSISRVIDYLEHC, from the exons ATGACATCCAGATTCGGCAAAACGTACAACCGCAAAGGTGGGGAGGCTAACTCGAAATTTGAGGAGGTCTTTTCCAATAAAAAGCCCACTCTGACCACCAAATGGGGGGAGACCACCTACAAGGCTCAGCTCGGAGCCAAACGGCCTTTGTTAAAACCTGACGTTTCTGAGGTCCCCAAAAGGCCCAGGCTTGAGGACAGTGATAGTGAGGAAGACCCGTTTGGCTTTGACAGTGATGAAGAGTCCAAGACTGTAACCTCCCACAACGTGTCGCAGGCAAAAGTTGCTGAAGGGGAGGTGATGAAGACCACCACAGTGCAAAGCACTGGGACAGCCGCTGTTGTGACTTATGCACAGTCCTCTGCATGTTCAACAGCCACATTCACGA gcaaacaaaaaacagaggagaaagTAGGTAAAAATAACCAGCCGTGGTACAAAAGTGAATcacagagcagccagaaacCTGCATGGGGGACCTCTTTGTCAAGCACAGTCCTCTCTGATGATCAGAACTTCTCCCAGaggtccacctcctcctctcctaATATAGACACATCTGTTAAACTGTTCACTGATGTGCCAGGTGGTAGCAGGGACTTCCAATCCTCATCTTCTTGTGATGGCTTGCTGTCAGATGAAATGAAAGGTGCAGAGGTGGAGCCTTCAGCGGAGGCCCCACCAGAGCCAGTGGACAATATTCCCGCTTCCCCATTTACCCTGAGGGCCTCAAATTGCAAAAAATACCAGCGGCCAGGCCGTCCTGACAAATCATCATCTGAACTTGCAGAAAGTAACAGCAACAAGTCCACTGATGGTGCAAGTGCCCAAGATAAGCCCAACAGTGCCCTTTCTGCTGGTGCAAGTAGTACTGCTGCCAGTGCTAAAACAGCAGCCAAGCCTGTGGGAAGGGGTGGTGGGAGGGTACGGGACTACACGGTTCTCCACCCTTCCTGCCTGTCAGTGTGCAATGTCACCATCCAGGACTCAATGGAGCGGAGCATTGACGAACTAGTCAGCCTCGCTCCCCCAGCTGACCTTGGAGAAGCAGGGCAGATGAAGAAGAAATCAGATACACCACCACCCAAACCTACTAG GTTcagacccacacagacaaagaccaagaagaccaagaccgagaccaagCTAGAGTTCTTTGGCTTTGAGGACAAAGAGGaccaggagggggaggagggttcAGAAGCTGGCAAGAGTAGCTACAAGATCAAGTACTTTGGCTTTGATGACCTGAGTGAGAGTGACAGTGATGATGAGAGCTCCCAAGCCAAAGAAAAGAAGGCCAGGAAGGCAGCCGCAGCCTTAGCTGCTTTGAGCTCCAGCGTGGATAGCCCTCATACCAGTGACTCTCAAGACAGTCATGCTAGCAGTAATACAG ATGCCTTTGACTTTTCCGATGACTCAAGTCCTGGTGGTACCGAGGGCCAGAAAGCACGCTCAGGGAAGCCAAGTGACAAATCCAAGGACGTCGGCAGTGGACTGAAAAAGATTTTCAGTGGACCCAAAAAG TCTCCTGCTAAAGCTGTGTACAATGCTCGCCACTGGAACCAGCCCGAACCTGAAGAAATGCCTGTGCCTCCAGTCTCTCGATCTCAGACTGCTCCG GCTATTTTATCGAGCAGCAGCAAGGACAGCAACTCCCATAAAGATGACGGCTTGTTCAAAGCTCCTCCACCGCCACCCAAAGTCATTAAGTCAGAGACCATCCCCACACGACTCAACCAGGATATTGTCACAGCACTCAAATGCAGAAAAGAAGACAAGGAG CTGTATACTGTGGTGCAGCATGTGAAACACTTCAACGATGTGGTGGAGTTTGGAGAGAATCAAGAGTTCACAGATGATTTTGAGTACCTGGAGACGGGGCTCAAGAGTAGTCAGCCGCTCAACACAAGATGCCTTAG TATAATCAGCCTGGCCACACGGTGTGCCATGCCCAGTTTCAGGATGCACCTGAGGGCAAGAGGGAAAGTCGCACAGGTCTTCAAAATGCTCAACGATGCTCCACAACACCCG AACCTCGCTCTGTGCACGGCTGCACTGATGTACATTTTGAGCCGGGATCGTCTTAACATGGATCTGGACAGGGCATGTCTGGAGCTAATGATCAAGCTGCTGGAACTAGACCAGGACTACTCGGGTCACCAGGATCAGCTCACAGCAAAGGAGATGGCAAAGGTCAAAGAGAAGATCAGGAAACTGTGCGAGACTGTGCACAACAAGCACCTTGACTTAGAAAACATCACG ACAGGGCACCTTGCCATGGAGACACTTCTGTCGTTAACCTCCAAGAGAGCTGGTGATTGGTTCAAAGAGGAGCTCCGGCTACTGGGAGGCCTGGACCATATTGTTGACAAAG TGAAAGAGTGTGTTGACAACCTGAGCCAAGAGGATGACAAGGAGAACCTTGTAGCATCTTTATGGGGGGCTGAGAGGTGTCTGAGAGTGCTTGAAAGT GTTACAGTGCAGAACCCTGAAAATCAGAGTTACTTGATTGCCTACAAAGACTCTCAGCTTATTGTCTCCTCTGCCAG AGCTTTGCGATACTGTGAGGATATGATCCAGCGGTACAGCAGGGCATTAAACAACACCTCTCTGTCTTCATCGGCTGCTGCACTGCCTCACTGCAGCTTCACAAATGTGGGAAAGGCGGTGGAGGACTGTATGAGGGCTGTTATTGGAGTGCTGCTCAACCTTACCCATGACAATG AGTGGGGAAGCACTAAGACGGGTGAACAGGATCAGCTAATAGTGACTGCTCTAAATTGTGTCCTTCAAGTCCCACGCTACATCCCCCAGGAGCAGCGATTTGACGTGCGTGTGCTG GGTCTGGGTCTACTAATTAACCTTGTGGAGTACAGCTCCAGAAACCGCCACTGTCTGGTGGACATGGAGTACAATGTCGACGACACCTGTCTGGAAGACAGCCTCATGCAGCCTGCTGACCCAACGCAATCTGACACATTGGCAGAGTCAGCTGAGACTCAGGCAGATACGGCTGACAAGCCCAAGTCCTGCGGTGCTTTGGCTGCCCTGGTGAAG CTCTTCCTTGAGAGGGAGCGTGCTGCCATCCTGGCTGAGGCAAAGACTGACGACCTCATCAGTGAGGCCCCCAAACCGGCACTAGACCAAAGCGGAGAGTGGCAAGAGACATCAGGAGAGATCCAGTGGGTGGCATCCGAAACAAATGACAGCCAACCcgagaagaaagaagaggaggatgaagagttGGACTTAAATAAAG
- the wapla gene encoding wings apart-like protein homolog isoform X1, producing the protein MTSRFGKTYNRKGGEANSKFEEVFSNKKPTLTTKWGETTYKAQLGAKRPLLKPDVSEVPKRPRLEDSDSEEDPFGFDSDEESKTVTSHNVSQAKVAEGEVMKTTTVQSTGTAAVVTYAQSSACSTATFTSKQKTEEKVGKNNQPWYKSESQSSQKPAWGTSLSSTVLSDDQNFSQRSTSSSPNIDTSVKLFTDVPGGSRDFQSSSSCDGLLSDEMKGAEVEPSAEAPPEPVDNIPASPFTLRASNCKKYQRPGRPDKSSSELAESNSNKSTDGASAQDKPNSALSAGASSTAASAKTAAKPVGRGGGRVRDYTVLHPSCLSVCNVTIQDSMERSIDELVSLAPPADLGEAGQMKKKSDTPPPKPTRFRPTQTKTKKTKTETKLEFFGFEDKEDQEGEEGSEAGKSSYKIKYFGFDDLSESDSDDESSQAKEKKARKAAAALAALSSSVDSPHTSDSQDSHASSNTADAFDFSDDSSPGGTEGQKARSGKPSDKSKDVGSGLKKIFSGPKKSPAKAVYNARHWNQPEPEEMPVPPVSRSQTAPAILSSSSKDSNSHKDDGLFKAPPPPPKVIKSETIPTRLNQDIVTALKCRKEDKELYTVVQHVKHFNDVVEFGENQEFTDDFEYLETGLKSSQPLNTRCLSIISLATRCAMPSFRMHLRARGKVAQVFKMLNDAPQHPNLALCTAALMYILSRDRLNMDLDRACLELMIKLLELDQDYSGHQDQLTAKEMAKVKEKIRKLCETVHNKHLDLENITTGHLAMETLLSLTSKRAGDWFKEELRLLGGLDHIVDKVKECVDNLSQEDDKENLVASLWGAERCLRVLESVTVQNPENQSYLIAYKDSQLIVSSARALRYCEDMIQRYSRALNNTSLSSSAAALPHCSFTNVGKAVEDCMRAVIGVLLNLTHDNEWGSTKTGEQDQLIVTALNCVLQVPRYIPQEQRFDVRVLGLGLLINLVEYSSRNRHCLVDMEYNVDDTCLEDSLMQPADPTQSDTLAESAETQADTADKPKSCGALAALVKLFLERERAAILAEAKTDDLISEAPKPALDQSGEWQETSGEIQWVASETNDSQPEKKEEEDEELDLNKALQHAGKHMEDSIVASYTALLLGCLCQGSQINVTTVRENLPKGDFSIMTEMLKKFLSFMNLTCAMGTTGQKSISRVIDYLEHC; encoded by the exons ATGACATCCAGATTCGGCAAAACGTACAACCGCAAAGGTGGGGAGGCTAACTCGAAATTTGAGGAGGTCTTTTCCAATAAAAAGCCCACTCTGACCACCAAATGGGGGGAGACCACCTACAAGGCTCAGCTCGGAGCCAAACGGCCTTTGTTAAAACCTGACGTTTCTGAGGTCCCCAAAAGGCCCAGGCTTGAGGACAGTGATAGTGAGGAAGACCCGTTTGGCTTTGACAGTGATGAAGAGTCCAAGACTGTAACCTCCCACAACGTGTCGCAGGCAAAAGTTGCTGAAGGGGAGGTGATGAAGACCACCACAGTGCAAAGCACTGGGACAGCCGCTGTTGTGACTTATGCACAGTCCTCTGCATGTTCAACAGCCACATTCACGA gcaaacaaaaaacagaggagaaagTAGGTAAAAATAACCAGCCGTGGTACAAAAGTGAATcacagagcagccagaaacCTGCATGGGGGACCTCTTTGTCAAGCACAGTCCTCTCTGATGATCAGAACTTCTCCCAGaggtccacctcctcctctcctaATATAGACACATCTGTTAAACTGTTCACTGATGTGCCAGGTGGTAGCAGGGACTTCCAATCCTCATCTTCTTGTGATGGCTTGCTGTCAGATGAAATGAAAGGTGCAGAGGTGGAGCCTTCAGCGGAGGCCCCACCAGAGCCAGTGGACAATATTCCCGCTTCCCCATTTACCCTGAGGGCCTCAAATTGCAAAAAATACCAGCGGCCAGGCCGTCCTGACAAATCATCATCTGAACTTGCAGAAAGTAACAGCAACAAGTCCACTGATGGTGCAAGTGCCCAAGATAAGCCCAACAGTGCCCTTTCTGCTGGTGCAAGTAGTACTGCTGCCAGTGCTAAAACAGCAGCCAAGCCTGTGGGAAGGGGTGGTGGGAGGGTACGGGACTACACGGTTCTCCACCCTTCCTGCCTGTCAGTGTGCAATGTCACCATCCAGGACTCAATGGAGCGGAGCATTGACGAACTAGTCAGCCTCGCTCCCCCAGCTGACCTTGGAGAAGCAGGGCAGATGAAGAAGAAATCAGATACACCACCACCCAAACCTACTAG GTTcagacccacacagacaaagaccaagaagaccaagaccgagaccaagCTAGAGTTCTTTGGCTTTGAGGACAAAGAGGaccaggagggggaggagggttcAGAAGCTGGCAAGAGTAGCTACAAGATCAAGTACTTTGGCTTTGATGACCTGAGTGAGAGTGACAGTGATGATGAGAGCTCCCAAGCCAAAGAAAAGAAGGCCAGGAAGGCAGCCGCAGCCTTAGCTGCTTTGAGCTCCAGCGTGGATAGCCCTCATACCAGTGACTCTCAAGACAGTCATGCTAGCAGTAATACAG CAGATGCCTTTGACTTTTCCGATGACTCAAGTCCTGGTGGTACCGAGGGCCAGAAAGCACGCTCAGGGAAGCCAAGTGACAAATCCAAGGACGTCGGCAGTGGACTGAAAAAGATTTTCAGTGGACCCAAAAAG TCTCCTGCTAAAGCTGTGTACAATGCTCGCCACTGGAACCAGCCCGAACCTGAAGAAATGCCTGTGCCTCCAGTCTCTCGATCTCAGACTGCTCCG GCTATTTTATCGAGCAGCAGCAAGGACAGCAACTCCCATAAAGATGACGGCTTGTTCAAAGCTCCTCCACCGCCACCCAAAGTCATTAAGTCAGAGACCATCCCCACACGACTCAACCAGGATATTGTCACAGCACTCAAATGCAGAAAAGAAGACAAGGAG CTGTATACTGTGGTGCAGCATGTGAAACACTTCAACGATGTGGTGGAGTTTGGAGAGAATCAAGAGTTCACAGATGATTTTGAGTACCTGGAGACGGGGCTCAAGAGTAGTCAGCCGCTCAACACAAGATGCCTTAG TATAATCAGCCTGGCCACACGGTGTGCCATGCCCAGTTTCAGGATGCACCTGAGGGCAAGAGGGAAAGTCGCACAGGTCTTCAAAATGCTCAACGATGCTCCACAACACCCG AACCTCGCTCTGTGCACGGCTGCACTGATGTACATTTTGAGCCGGGATCGTCTTAACATGGATCTGGACAGGGCATGTCTGGAGCTAATGATCAAGCTGCTGGAACTAGACCAGGACTACTCGGGTCACCAGGATCAGCTCACAGCAAAGGAGATGGCAAAGGTCAAAGAGAAGATCAGGAAACTGTGCGAGACTGTGCACAACAAGCACCTTGACTTAGAAAACATCACG ACAGGGCACCTTGCCATGGAGACACTTCTGTCGTTAACCTCCAAGAGAGCTGGTGATTGGTTCAAAGAGGAGCTCCGGCTACTGGGAGGCCTGGACCATATTGTTGACAAAG TGAAAGAGTGTGTTGACAACCTGAGCCAAGAGGATGACAAGGAGAACCTTGTAGCATCTTTATGGGGGGCTGAGAGGTGTCTGAGAGTGCTTGAAAGT GTTACAGTGCAGAACCCTGAAAATCAGAGTTACTTGATTGCCTACAAAGACTCTCAGCTTATTGTCTCCTCTGCCAG AGCTTTGCGATACTGTGAGGATATGATCCAGCGGTACAGCAGGGCATTAAACAACACCTCTCTGTCTTCATCGGCTGCTGCACTGCCTCACTGCAGCTTCACAAATGTGGGAAAGGCGGTGGAGGACTGTATGAGGGCTGTTATTGGAGTGCTGCTCAACCTTACCCATGACAATG AGTGGGGAAGCACTAAGACGGGTGAACAGGATCAGCTAATAGTGACTGCTCTAAATTGTGTCCTTCAAGTCCCACGCTACATCCCCCAGGAGCAGCGATTTGACGTGCGTGTGCTG GGTCTGGGTCTACTAATTAACCTTGTGGAGTACAGCTCCAGAAACCGCCACTGTCTGGTGGACATGGAGTACAATGTCGACGACACCTGTCTGGAAGACAGCCTCATGCAGCCTGCTGACCCAACGCAATCTGACACATTGGCAGAGTCAGCTGAGACTCAGGCAGATACGGCTGACAAGCCCAAGTCCTGCGGTGCTTTGGCTGCCCTGGTGAAG CTCTTCCTTGAGAGGGAGCGTGCTGCCATCCTGGCTGAGGCAAAGACTGACGACCTCATCAGTGAGGCCCCCAAACCGGCACTAGACCAAAGCGGAGAGTGGCAAGAGACATCAGGAGAGATCCAGTGGGTGGCATCCGAAACAAATGACAGCCAACCcgagaagaaagaagaggaggatgaagagttGGACTTAAATAAAG